A genomic window from Gossypium hirsutum isolate 1008001.06 chromosome D10, Gossypium_hirsutum_v2.1, whole genome shotgun sequence includes:
- the LOC107916276 gene encoding probable adenylate kinase 1, chloroplastic yields MAVLSRCSRAVTAATTPNAAAAKFSYLIRALSPFSSSSSSTFDADNGLNSRIKPAVLGTLKREPKDRNVQWVFLGCPGVGKGTYASRLSDLLGIPHIATGDLVRDELASSGPLSSQLKEIVNQGKLVSDEIIIDLLSKRLEAGEAKGESGFILDGFPRTVRQAEILEGVTDIDLVINLKLREEALLAKCLGRRICSECGGNYNVACIDIKAENGKPGMYMAPLPPPPQCASKLITRADDTEEVVKQRLRIYQAMTLPVEDFYRSRGKLLEFDLPGGVRESWPKLLHALNLEDEEDKQSAAA; encoded by the exons ATGGCCGTTCTTAGCCGTTGCTCCAGAGCTGTTACGGCTGCGACAACGCCGAATGCGGCCGCTGCAAAATTCTCTTACTTAATTCGAGCTctctctcctttttcttcttcttcttcttcgactTTCGATGCCGATAATGGCCTCAACAGTCGTATTAAACCAGCCGTTTTAGGAACTTTGAAGAGGGAACCGAAGGATAGAAATGTTCAGTGGGTATTTTTAGGGTGTCCTGGCGTTGGTAAAGGGACGTATGCTTCACGGTTGTCGGATCTTCTCGGTATTCCTCACATCGCCACCGGTGATCTTGTCCGGGATGAGCTCGCTTCCTCTGGTCCCCTTTCTTCTCAG CTAAAGGAGATTGTTAACCAGGGCAAATTAGTTTCAGATGAAATTATAATAGATTTACTTTCCAAACGTCTTGAAGCAGGAGAAGCTAAGGGTGAATCGGGGTTCATTCTTGATGGTTTTCCTCGGACAGTAAGACAGGCG GAAATATTAGAGGGAGTGACAGACATTGACTTAGTGATTAACCTGAAGCTTCGGGaagaagcattgcttgcaaaATGTCTTGGAAGAAGGATCTGTAGTGAGTGTGGAGGGAACTATAATGTGGCTTGTATCGATATCAAGGCAGAGAATGGGAAGCCTGGGATGTATATGGCTCCACTTCCTCCCCCTCCTCAATGTGCATCCAAGCTTATTACTCGAGCAGATGATACTGAAGAAGTTGTTAAGCAACGGCTCCGCATATACCAGGCGATG ACTCTACCTGTAGAGGATTTCTACCGCAGTCGTGGGAAGCTGTTAGAATTTGATCTTCCTGGAGGAGTCCGGGAATCATGGCCAAAGTTACTCCATGCTTTGAATCTTGAAGATGAAGAGGACAAACAGTCTGCAGCTGCATGA